The DNA segment CCTCTCTAGCTCAGTGACTCTGCGACTCAACATATCCTGTTGGAGCTACAAGGATAAAAGCAGATCATCCCTCGATTATCCAATATGGAAGGGATGGTATGGATCAGATATAGGCATCACGTTGGGCGGAAACCACATAAATGGCTCGCCCGTGGGTGCAGAAGAAGAAGCCGTGTgtggaaactgtggcatgaaCTAATCGGCTGCTGGTAAGGCGAAGGGCTGAAAGTCATCGTCGTCGTCGCTCGTGgtatctgatgtaaaaacctccGGGTCCGTGGCTATCTCATCATCCGAGGTAATAGCCATAGGGTCTATCGTGTCGGACACTCCACTCTCAGAAGAAGATGGCATAATGTctgtaacaaacaatcacacataTGCACATACATCAATGatcatcaaataagcatgtaTGTAGTAATAATGAAAGCATGTagtcatcctagtcttcccagactatcccacccaacctcttagactgaactccctagtctctcagactaaaaccttcccagtttctcaaactgactacccagtctctaagactcaatttccctcagtctctaagactaaattttccccccagtctctaagactgaacctccctcagtctctaagactgaacctccctcagtctctaagactgaattataaatataagttttgaaatgtgtatttgtgtcttttgtttgtaaaaatgtttattccctggatctggacattttgtgtatgcagtgtaaaaatgttttcgtgagagccctagtgatcatagtctagactcgagaaagaatcctattCGCTACgatcgatgctctgataccaagctgtcacaccttGACTTTTGCGGAGGCGTggtaatttggtgtgacttcttaataccatagcaatcaatcataacaatgctatatgataaaaacatgagatgttcatccattaataaagtttagaaaataccacaaTACCATTGTCTGAAAACATCAATACcaaattaagttacaaaccatgacttgtttaactgagttcataaagactcaacaaaaatacttaaataaaacccgagtttagaattatgtatcccgtccaggaatgGGATACACCTCCTAAACTCAACaaccctggatgacatcttttatttcacTACGCAGCTTGAAGACACGTTGCATACCCTgccagatccactagttccctgaaatacacgtagtttgaaaaacatcaacaaaagttgagcgagttcatgtgtatgtctgtgtgtataaaccgttaaagtatgtctgtatgaatgtatgtccctggtatgtagcaattaaggaaaaaaacagatcaccaatgggttgcaaagccaatggtatatgtgaaatggtgcaggaagactcaaacctagtaGATTTGttaccgggcctccggctggaagacatagtcatcctatgggccaccctggtccccatgggtgtgggctcgctatacccaaatagatctatcactcatatCCCTCGGTTCTACAACGAgtattaatggccttaagtgttatacccacctttcacatgatcgagcagtaaaaccctccttaagctaatcataccatgtataaaacgtttgtaataatcgtaagatgtatttcacccccgaggtataaaactgaaaacagttaaaagaaaagggggacatgaactcacagtagtgcgtcttcaGTACCGGCAACTCAAATCTCCGCAGCTAATCACGACTACCTatagtgtactaacgtctattagacgaacgagcCGTGCCTGGGCTTAGAGTTTAACGTTTTTGAGTTGCGTTTCTTGTGTttcccaatattattccaagttataattagttattaaaataaattattttaactttagattatattttgttttggaaaatatatattttttccaaaaattatatatcttctaaatatactaggaaaatatacTTTTAACtccctaaaataatatattttcttcttgttgaaaatatgttgtaACTTTGCAATATTAACAAAAATCATACTTTCACTTTTTTTTAATCCAAAACAatgtttaccaaaaatatatttgtacgAGTATTTGTAAGACCCAAACTCTTTAAAGACACTAACGAACTTTCTTTTGTCAAAAtagtaaacgggtcgaataatttacAAACCAAAATTACGCATTTAACTTGATAACGATTAGCATAACGGTTACAAAAGTTTTTAACCCTAACATTACATAAACCACTAACATAATGTTTTAACTACAAGTTCAACATCTACTACTTTTGGATCATAAAACTTACAAAAGACCCGTTTAGAACAAAAGGGAAAACATTTAACAAAATCTTTGACTATAACTAGGTTCTTCACGGAAGCGTGCATCATGAATGTGTTCGATCCAAGTAACGCCATTTAACAAGTCGCTTTACCTACATACAACCAAACCGTTAGACATTTAGTTACTAAAATTCATACAACGTTAGTTACAGATATGACCCTCAAGTAAACCTTCTTCCAAACATGAAGTTTCTTCCATTTTTCACAATACCCTTCTAACTCATTCGACCCATACCTAAATTACATAATCGGCTTGCAATAACTCGTTACAAGTAAACGGCTTCAACCATTGAACAATAGTATGCTATGACAACACATGCTAATAACGTTATGTAAGCAAGAACTTACCTTTATCGTTCTTCGTTTGATACTCGGAACGGCTTGAGCTTTCCTCCTTAATTCCTACAATTCACAATCACATACTTAGTCTCATGTCTTTCTTTTCATTCCATTATCAATAGCTTCGATTTAACAATTAACTAACTCTCTATTCTAGCCATTTAGCAATGTACAACACATGATTAACTCATTCAAGCAATTtaacaaacacttggtgtgcatgccaTTAGATAAGCATAAGGTACAAGTATTGTATGCATAACATGGCTAGTTCATAACAATAACATCAATATCATCAATTTCAATCAAATCTCTTACAATCTTTACCCTAATTTGATTCCACATAACATCATTTTGTTAGTAGCATCATCATACAACATCATTATACTAATCTATGTCAAAATTTCATATCACATATCACTACCATTCTATCATAAGTGGGTTTTTCATGCTCAACATCAATTCATCCAGATACAAGTGTAAATCGTGTTCTAAGTGATGCAATTAACCATCATCATGTAACTTTTCATATAAATTCATGAAATTCTTGAAACCCCATACATTCATAGTCATCAATACATGAAATTCTTGTTACCTTATGCTTTAATGGACCTAGAAGATCAAGAATCTACCAACATGCAAGAGTAATTGTCTTGATTAGGGCCTCAATTTGTGAAATTTAGTGAATAAGAAAGGGGGTTCATCCTGTGCTTTGCTTCTGGCGACATAAACACACGCatctgtgtgtgtgtttgtgttacttGTTCTTTTAATCACTTAACTTCTCTTATTTACATTTCCCCCCTCTATGTATGCACACTTAATTTAAATGGCTCATAACTTACTCAACCTAGTTAATAAAGTTCCAATTCGCATTCTCACTATGTTCACATTCCTAGTTATTTCTTATAACATACCATGGCATTGTACATAATtaaattttggggcgttacaagtccaCTCCCCTTAAgaaaggtttcgtccccgaaacctgtttACGTACCAAATCGAGACGGGTAGAACTTTTTCATTTCTTCCTCCGGTTCCCAAGTGAGATCCGACCCCTTCCTGTGTTGCCATTGAACTAGAACTTGCTTAATTTCTTTGTTGCGGAGAGTCTTTACCTTGGAATCTTTTATAGCTATCGGTCTTTCTATGTAATTCATCTTTTCGTCTATTTCAATGTCTTCAAGCGGTACATGAGCCGTTTCATCCGCAAGACACTTTCGTAATTGTGACACATGGAAGGTATTGTGAATTCCCTCTAAGGAGGAAGGTAACCTTAACcagtaggccacctttccaactCGAGCTaaaatctcgaatggtccgatatatcgggGACCCAACTTTCCTTGCTTACGAAATCGGATTATGCCTTTCCACGGGGACACCTTCAGGAACACTCGGTCCCCTACTTGAAACTCAATAGGGCGTCTTCTTTCATCCGCATAGGACTTTTGTCGGTCTTGTGCCGCTTTTAATCGAGCCCGTACGATGTCGATCTTTTCATTAGTTATCGCCACCACATCATTCGGTGCGAGTTCTCTTTGTCCTACTTCTCCCCAACAAACAGGGGTTCTACACCTTCTCCCATACAACATCTCATATGGCGCCATTTGTATGCTACTttggtagctattattatacgaaaattccactaaagGCAAATGTTCATCCCAGTTTCCCCCGAAATCCATCACGCACGCTCTCAACATGTCTAagagagtttgaatcgttcgtttggattggccatccgtttgcgggtggtatgcgGTACTCACATGCAATTGGGTACCCATTCCTTCATGAAATTTTCGCCAGTAACGGGAGGTGAATCGCGTATCCCGGTCTGAAACAATAGACACCGGTACACCGTGGCGAGAAACAATCTCATTCACATAAATTTCCGCTAACCTTTCCGAGGAAAAAGTCTCCCGAATGGGTAGAAAATGGGCGCTTTTAGTAAGACGGTCGACAATGACCCATATTGCGTCATGCCCTTTCTTTGTCTTCGGCAGTTTAGTTACAAGGTCCATGGCTACAttttcccatttccataccggaatCTCTAAGGGTTGCAGTTTCCCGTATGgtttttgatgttccgccttAACTTGGGAACATGTCAAGCATTTGGATACATATTTAACAATGTCGcgtttcattcccggccaccaaaaattttctttcaaatCTCGGTACATTTTAGTGGCCCCCGGATGAACCGAGTAACGGGACTTGTGTGCTTCTTCCAATAATAAGGTCTTCGCCTCACAGTGTCGCGGTATCCAAATCCGTGCAAACCTCGTCCTTAACCCACTTGCATTCACTTCAAATTCATTTTCAAACCCTTTCGTTCTTTCACCTTTCGGATCACCAACATTTAAGGACTTATCTTGCGCCTCACGTATTGTTTCAAGAAGGTTTGGGGTAACTATCATTCTCATTGATTTCACTCGAATAGGTGGTGGGTATTCCTTCCGACTAAgtgcatccgccacaacattagctttacccggatggTAAAGAATGTCACAGTCATAATCTTTAATCAATTCCAACCATCTCCGTTGCCTCATATTGAGATCTTTCTGCTCGAAGAAGtatttaaggcttttgtggtccGAGTAAATTGTGCATCttgttccatacaaataatgcctccagatttttaaGGCAAACACTACCGTCGCCagttcgagatcgtgggttggaTAGTTAATTTCATGTTGctttagttgtcttgaagcataggcaataaccttgcctcgttgcatcaagacacaaccCAACCCCTGATGGGATGCGTCCGCGTATACAACTATCCCTCTGGTAGTGTTAATACGGGAGAACTTGACAATTTCTCTTTTAACATTCGAAAAGCTTTCTGTTGATCTTCATTCCATTCGAACCTTTCTTCTTTCTTTGTCAGTTTGGTTAAAGGAAGGGCTATTTTGGAGAAGTCTTGGATAAACCTCCGATAATAGCcggctagacctaggaaacttcTTACTTCACTAACATTTTTCGGGGGTACCCATTTCATCACGGCTTCCACCTTAGAGGGATCCACCAAAATCCCCCTTTCGTTAAttacgtgacctaaaaactgtaCTTCCCTAAGCCAAAACgcacatttagaaaacttagcgtataaTCTTTCCCTTCGACGCGTCTCAAGTACCTGACGTAAATGACTTGCATGTTCAGACTCGCTACGAGAGTATactaaaatgtcatcaataaacattATGACGAACTGATCTAACATATTTCGGCATACcctattcattagatccataaaagcGGCCGGGGCGTTAGTTAACCCGAATGACATTaccaggaattcgtaatgtccgtagcgagttctgaacgcagtcttaggTATATCCTCTTCCTTTACTCGTACTTGATGGTAGCCCGATCGCAAgtcgatttttgaaaaccaacttgccccttgtagttgatcgaagagatcatctattctcggaagtgggtatcggttctttaccgtgagattgttgagttcacggtagtcgatgcacattctcatcgacccatcct comes from the Helianthus annuus cultivar XRQ/B chromosome 4, HanXRQr2.0-SUNRISE, whole genome shotgun sequence genome and includes:
- the LOC110943607 gene encoding uncharacterized protein LOC110943607 produces the protein MRQRRWLELIKDYDCDILYHPGKANVVADALSRKEYPPPIRVKSMRMIVTPNLLETIREAQDKSLNVGDPKGERTKGFENEFEVNASGLRTRFARIWIPRHCEAKTLLLEEAHKSRYSVHPGATKMYRDLKENFWWPGMKRDIVKYVSKCLTCSQVKAEHQKPYGKLQPLEIPVWKWENVAMDLVTKLPKTKKGHDAIWVIVDRLTKSAHFLPIRETFSSESYQSSIQMAPYEMLYGRRCRTPVCWGEVGQRELAPNDVVAITNEKIDIVRARLKAAQDRQKSYADERRRPIEFQVGDRVFLKVSPWKGIIRFRKQGKLGPRYIGPFEILARVGKVAYWLRLPSSLEGIHNTFHVSQLRKCLADETAHVPLEDIEIDEKMNYIERPIAIKDSKVKTLRNKEIKQVLVQWQHRKGSDLTWEPEEEMKKFYPSRFGT